A single genomic interval of Juglans regia cultivar Chandler chromosome 1, Walnut 2.0, whole genome shotgun sequence harbors:
- the LOC108980308 gene encoding cytochrome P450 71AU50-like yields MDMDQSEGNMDTIAWSWTIVISVVMLAYLLRERAWKSKNKTKKLPPGPRGFPIFGSLHMLGEFPHRDLCRLAQKYGPIMYMRLGLVPAIVVSSPQDAELFLKAHDLVFASRPPHEASKHLSYEQKSLTFAPYGSYWRNIRKMCTLELLSNRKISSFKSMRKEELGLLIKFIQEAAADCVAVDLSAKVSSLSADMICRMVFGKKYMDKDLDEKGFKAVVQEAMHLGAVANLGDYIPCIAPLDLQGLTRRMKAVSMIFDDFFEKIIDEHVQSKDENKTVDFVGVMLSFMGSEESEYPIERTNIKAIILDMLASLDTSATAIDWALSELMKHPRVMKKLQKELENEVGLKRMVEEADLDRLDYLSMVVKETFRLHPVVPLLLPHEAREDCTVNGFHIPGKSRVMINVWAIGRDPSVWSDAEKFFPERFVGSNIDLRGRDFQLIPFGAGRRGCPGMELGLTVVRLVIAQLVHCFDWDLPDNMQPAELDMTEVFGVTVPRAKHLLAIPTYRLYD; encoded by the exons ATGGACATGGACCAATCTGAAGGAAACATGGACACCATCGCTTGGTCATGGACAATAGTGATCTCTGTGGTTATGCTTGCTTATCTCCTGCGAGAACGGGCATGGAAAAGCAAGAACAAGACTAAGAAACTACCTCCTGGCCCAAGAGGGTTTCCCATCTTTGGGAGCCTTCATATGTTAGGGGAATTTCCTCATCGAGATTTATGTCGGCTAGCCCAAAAGTACGGCCCCATCATGTACATGCGATTGGGCTTGGTGCCTGCAATTGTTGTTTCATCGCCTCAAGATGCCGAGCTGTTCCTTAAAGCGCATGACCTTGTGTTTGCTAGCAGACCGCCTCATGAGGCCTCAAAGCACCTCTCTTATGAGCAAAAGAGCTTGACCTTTGCTCCCTACGGCTCTTACTGGCGCAACATACGCAAGATGTGCACCCTCGAGTTGCTTAGCAACCGTAAAATCAGTTCTTTCAAATCCATGAGAAAAGAAGAGCTTGGCCTACTGATAAAGTTTATTCAAGAGGCTGCTGCTGATTGTGTTGCTGTTGATCTGAGTGCCAAGGTTTCATCTCTCAGCGCGGATATGATTTGCCGTATGGTATTTGGGAAGAAGTACATGGACAAAGATCTTGACGAGAAGGGATTCAAGGCTGTAGTCCAGGAGGCTATGCATCTAGGAGCAGTTGCCAACCTAGGCGATTACATTCCTTGCATCGCTCCTCTTGACCTTCAGGGGCTGACACGACGTATGAAGGCTGTTAGTATGATTTTTGACGACTTTTTTGAGAAGATCATCGATGAGCATGTCCAATCCAAGGACGAAAACAAGACTGTGGACTTCGTAGGCGTCATGTTGAGTTTCATGGGATCTGAAGAATCTGAGTACCCTATTGAACGGACCAATATCAAAGCCATAATTTTG GATATGCTAGCTTCGCTGGACACTTCTGCCACAGCAATTGACTGGGCACTCTCGGAACTAATGAAGCATCCACGGGTAATGAAGAAACTTCAAAAGGAGTTAGAAAATGAGGTGGGCTTGAAGAGGATGGTAGAGGAAGCAGACTTGGATAGATTGGATTACTTGAGCATGGTTGTAAAGGAAACCTTCAGGCTACATCCAGTAGTACCACTTTTGCTTCCTCATGAGGCCAGGGAAGATTGCACAGTTAATGGTTTCCACATTCCCGGAAAGTCTAGAGTGATGATAAACGTATGGGCAATTGGGAGAGATCCGAGTGTTTGGAGTGATGCAGAGAAGTTCTTCCCGGAGAGGTTTGTTGGGAGTAACATAGATCTCAGGGGACGTGACTTCCAACTAATCCCATTTGGTGCCGGTAGAAGAGGCTGCCCGGGGATGGAGTTGGGTCTAACTGTGGTTCGGCTAGTAATAGCACAGCTTGTTCATTGCTTTGATTGGGACCTTCCAGATAACATGCAGCCAGCTGAGTTGGACATGACTGAGGTGTTTGGTGTTACAGTTCCTAGAGCTAAGCATCTACTTGCCATTCCTACTTATCGCCTTTACGATTGA